A single window of Paenibacillus sp. FSL H8-0537 DNA harbors:
- a CDS encoding carbohydrate ABC transporter permease: MSYTRKLALRNYIVEIFLLVASLIIIVPLLIMIFGSFMTSSEVLRFKLALPDKWMFSNYTQVFKEGGLGRAFLNGLLITGVSSIVNIITSSAAAFILVRRESKLSSFLYMFFFMGLIAPMSIITTIRVVQWLGFYGSITSVIFIYAALNVAFSVFLYSGFIKSIPRALDEVAFLEGASMLAVFFRIITPLIVPVNATVAIMVFMSVWNDITIPLYFLTDSSDWTMPLSVYNFYGKYSRDWNLIFADLVMTSIPVLVLYLFAQKYIVSGLTAGAVKG; encoded by the coding sequence TATACACGAAAACTTGCGCTTCGCAACTATATCGTCGAAATTTTTCTGCTGGTCGCTTCCCTGATCATTATTGTGCCGCTGCTCATTATGATTTTCGGTTCCTTTATGACCAGCTCCGAGGTGCTGCGCTTTAAGCTCGCACTTCCGGACAAGTGGATGTTCTCCAACTATACGCAAGTTTTCAAAGAAGGCGGCCTCGGCCGTGCCTTCCTGAATGGCCTGCTGATTACCGGCGTATCTTCCATCGTCAATATTATTACCTCTTCAGCCGCCGCTTTCATTCTGGTGCGGAGAGAATCGAAGCTGTCGAGCTTCCTGTATATGTTTTTCTTTATGGGACTTATCGCTCCTATGTCAATCATTACGACGATTCGTGTCGTACAATGGCTGGGCTTCTACGGCAGCATTACAAGCGTTATTTTCATTTACGCCGCTTTGAATGTCGCGTTCAGTGTGTTCCTATATAGCGGCTTTATCAAATCCATACCGAGAGCGCTCGATGAAGTAGCTTTCCTGGAAGGCGCAAGCATGCTTGCTGTATTCTTCCGCATTATTACACCGCTTATTGTTCCGGTGAATGCGACTGTAGCGATTATGGTGTTTATGTCGGTATGGAATGATATTACGATTCCGCTTTATTTCCTCACGGACAGCTCCGACTGGACAATGCCGCTATCCGTTTACAATTTTTACGGAAAATACAGCCGGGACTGGAACCTGATCTTCGCCGATCTGGTTATGACTTCTATCCCTGTGCTCGTCCTTTACCTGTTCGCACAGAAATACATCGTCAGCGGCCTTACAGCTGGCGCGGTCAAAGGTTGA
- a CDS encoding FAD-dependent oxidoreductase — protein sequence MTNPKAFPTFPEAYWQASCDTLQEFPALKHNHETDVAVIGGGISGITTAYVLAKAGFKVALIDAGRLLNGTTGHTTAKITAQHDLIYDELIQREGKEKALLYYQANTDALHFIQSTVEQLHIDCGFEEQDACIYTNTDSGLSQLEKELEAYNTLGIPSSYQKSIPLPIPALGALTMPHQAQFHPLRYLAALVKEFVDTGGEVFEYTTAVDIENGSIAKVVTRDGHHVSCRYVVSCTHFPFHDGGGFYFARMHADRSYVLGVKLDEAYPSGMYLSADEPKRSIRSVQTGNGDKLVLIGGQSHKTGQGICTINHYEALQQFAAEHFKLKEISYRWSAQDLVTGDKTPFIGPLTSSVSNVYVATGYRKWGMTTGTAAALLLRDLLQEKENPYIELYSPSRLISWHTVQKLVSDNADVAKHLIAGKLEMVYRKPEDLLKDEGGAITLHGRRAGGYRDKEDKLHLVDTTCTHMGCEVEWNDGERTWDCPCHGSRFSYEGDVMEGPAKQPLTRLHL from the coding sequence TTGACGAATCCAAAAGCATTTCCAACGTTTCCAGAGGCGTATTGGCAGGCTTCTTGCGACACGCTTCAAGAATTCCCTGCGTTAAAGCACAATCACGAAACAGATGTTGCTGTAATTGGCGGCGGGATCTCGGGTATCACCACGGCATATGTTCTAGCGAAAGCTGGTTTTAAGGTTGCATTGATTGATGCTGGCAGGCTTCTGAATGGCACAACGGGCCATACGACGGCCAAAATCACCGCCCAGCACGACCTGATCTATGATGAATTAATCCAGCGTGAAGGAAAAGAAAAAGCCTTGCTCTATTACCAGGCCAATACGGATGCGCTGCATTTTATTCAATCAACGGTCGAACAGCTTCATATCGATTGTGGTTTTGAGGAACAGGACGCCTGCATATACACGAACACGGACAGCGGACTCTCTCAATTGGAGAAAGAGCTTGAGGCCTATAATACATTGGGCATTCCCAGCTCTTATCAGAAAAGCATCCCACTGCCCATTCCTGCGCTAGGCGCCCTAACGATGCCTCATCAAGCACAGTTTCACCCCCTGCGTTATTTGGCTGCTCTCGTAAAGGAGTTTGTGGACACAGGCGGAGAGGTTTTCGAGTATACAACAGCCGTTGATATAGAAAATGGATCAATTGCAAAGGTCGTCACAAGAGATGGCCATCATGTAAGCTGCCGGTATGTGGTTAGCTGTACCCATTTCCCGTTCCATGACGGAGGCGGGTTTTATTTTGCAAGAATGCACGCTGATCGCTCCTACGTTCTCGGTGTTAAATTAGACGAAGCGTATCCGAGCGGCATGTATTTGAGCGCTGATGAGCCCAAACGTTCTATTCGCAGTGTGCAAACCGGCAATGGGGACAAATTGGTTCTTATTGGAGGCCAGAGCCATAAGACGGGACAAGGCATATGCACCATTAATCATTATGAAGCCTTGCAGCAGTTTGCCGCGGAACATTTCAAGCTCAAGGAGATCAGCTATAGATGGTCTGCGCAGGATCTTGTCACAGGAGACAAGACACCATTCATTGGACCGTTAACAAGCTCCGTTTCCAATGTGTATGTCGCCACGGGATATCGTAAATGGGGAATGACAACGGGAACGGCCGCTGCTCTCCTGCTTAGAGATTTGCTGCAAGAGAAGGAGAACCCCTATATAGAGCTGTATTCTCCTTCACGATTGATTAGCTGGCACACGGTACAAAAACTGGTCTCTGACAATGCCGATGTAGCCAAGCATTTAATAGCAGGCAAGCTTGAAATGGTTTATAGAAAGCCAGAAGACCTGCTAAAAGATGAAGGGGGAGCTATCACGCTCCATGGCCGAAGAGCGGGTGGTTATCGAGACAAGGAGGACAAGCTTCACCTGGTCGATACCACGTGTACGCATATGGGCTGTGAGGTCGAGTGGAATGATGGGGAACGCACATGGGACTGTCCATGCCATGGCTCGCGCTTCTCCTATGAAGGCGATGTTATGGAGGGGCCTGCCAAGCAGCCGTTGACACGACTGCACTTGTAA
- a CDS encoding LLM class flavin-dependent oxidoreductase, producing MEIGISTFVETSPDVETGEVMSHAQRIREVVEEIVLADQVGLDVYGVGEHHREDYAASSPAVILAAAAAQTKQIRLTSAVTVLSSADPVRVFQDFATLDGISNGRAEIMAGRGSFIESFPLFGYDLDHYNELFDEKLALLLKIRESEKVTWAGGHRPAINNLGVYPRPVQNPLPVWIGSGGNQESVVRAGLLGLPLVLAIIGGSPMNFAPLVQLYKRAATHAGHDASKLPIASHSHGFIAETTQLAADTFFPSTQAVMNVLGKERGWGHYDRSSFDAARSIEGALYVGDPETVARKIINLRKHVGITRFLLHTPLGTMPHEDVMNAIKLLGTEVAPRVREEIAKWEAENEGKTN from the coding sequence ATGGAAATAGGGATTAGTACGTTTGTTGAAACCTCGCCCGATGTAGAAACAGGAGAGGTGATGAGCCATGCCCAGCGTATACGCGAAGTCGTTGAAGAAATCGTGCTTGCGGATCAGGTGGGGCTTGATGTTTATGGAGTAGGGGAGCATCATCGCGAGGATTATGCGGCCTCCTCTCCAGCCGTTATTTTGGCTGCAGCTGCCGCACAAACGAAGCAGATTCGTTTGACGAGCGCGGTTACGGTGCTGTCTTCTGCTGATCCTGTGCGCGTATTTCAGGATTTTGCTACGCTGGACGGCATTTCAAATGGTCGTGCGGAAATTATGGCGGGACGCGGCTCCTTCATTGAATCGTTCCCGCTGTTCGGCTATGATCTGGACCACTACAATGAGCTGTTTGATGAAAAGCTGGCGCTGCTGCTGAAAATTCGCGAATCCGAGAAGGTCACCTGGGCAGGTGGGCATCGCCCAGCCATTAACAATCTGGGCGTTTACCCGCGCCCTGTTCAGAACCCGTTGCCCGTGTGGATTGGCAGCGGCGGCAACCAGGAATCGGTTGTCCGTGCCGGCCTGCTCGGCCTGCCGCTGGTTCTCGCTATTATCGGAGGCAGTCCGATGAATTTTGCGCCGCTGGTGCAGCTGTATAAGAGAGCCGCTACTCATGCGGGGCATGATGCCTCGAAGCTGCCTATCGCTTCGCATTCGCATGGCTTTATTGCGGAGACGACGCAGCTTGCAGCGGACACGTTTTTTCCTTCGACCCAAGCGGTTATGAATGTGCTCGGCAAAGAGCGGGGCTGGGGGCATTATGACCGTTCCAGCTTTGACGCTGCTCGCAGCATTGAAGGTGCGCTTTACGTAGGCGATCCCGAAACGGTTGCCCGCAAAATCATTAACCTGCGCAAGCATGTCGGCATTACAAGGTTTTTGCTCCATACGCCGCTGGGCACAATGCCGCATGAGGACGTGATGAATGCGATCAAGCTGCTTGGTACGGAGGTTGCACCGCGTGTGCGCGAAGAAATTGCCAAGTGGGAAGCGGAAAACGAAGGAAAGACGAACTAA
- a CDS encoding zinc ribbon domain-containing protein YjdM — MSSLPNCPQCQSEYTYEDGLMLVCPECAHEWNENAQDNASEDEKVVKDSNGNVLSDGDSVTVIKDLKVKGSSLVVKIGTKVKNIRLVDGDHDIDCKIDGFGAMKLKSEFVKKI; from the coding sequence ATGTCTAGCTTGCCAAATTGTCCACAGTGTCAGTCAGAATATACATATGAGGATGGGCTGATGCTCGTTTGCCCGGAATGCGCGCATGAATGGAATGAGAATGCACAGGATAATGCCAGTGAAGATGAGAAGGTTGTAAAGGACTCGAACGGCAATGTGCTGAGCGATGGTGATTCAGTCACGGTCATTAAAGATTTGAAGGTAAAAGGCAGCTCGCTCGTTGTCAAAATTGGCACCAAGGTCAAAAACATCCGTCTCGTCGACGGCGATCATGATATTGATTGCAAAATTGACGGTTTTGGCGCAATGAAGCTGAAATCGGAGTTTGTTAAAAAAATATAG
- a CDS encoding trifunctional transcriptional activator/DNA repair protein Ada/methylated-DNA--[protein]-cysteine S-methyltransferase, which yields MIPVERYPECYQALVEKNTEYEGVFYVGVKTTGVFCRPTCPARKPKFENCEFYETAQQALLASFRPCQRCQPLSHPNQVSDVVRLLVEAVEQNPEKRWKGQDFKNLSVDESTARRQFKQRFGMTFVEYARARRMGIALKNIRSGQSVMDTQLNAGYESSSGFRDAFSRIMGAAPTLLEDGKVLKAAWIDTRLGPMMAIGDEQHLYLLEFVDRRGLEREVERLRKRTKSAIIPGITASIQSIERELALYFDGKLTEFKTPLFLLGSPFQQSVWAQLVQIPPGETRSYADISVALGKPTAFRAVAQANGANQLAILIPCHRVINSNGELGGYGGGLTRKNWLLQHEKQASC from the coding sequence ATGATACCTGTTGAACGTTATCCCGAATGCTATCAGGCCTTAGTGGAGAAAAATACTGAATATGAGGGTGTTTTTTATGTTGGCGTCAAAACGACCGGAGTATTTTGCCGGCCAACCTGCCCGGCTCGCAAGCCCAAGTTTGAAAACTGCGAGTTTTATGAAACGGCGCAGCAGGCGCTGCTTGCATCTTTCCGTCCTTGCCAGCGCTGCCAGCCGCTTTCCCATCCGAATCAGGTGTCAGATGTTGTTCGCCTGCTCGTTGAGGCGGTAGAACAAAACCCAGAAAAACGCTGGAAGGGTCAAGATTTCAAAAACTTATCCGTCGATGAATCAACAGCGCGCCGCCAATTTAAGCAGCGCTTCGGCATGACCTTCGTCGAATATGCCCGCGCCCGCCGTATGGGAATCGCCTTGAAGAACATTAGATCTGGCCAATCGGTTATGGATACGCAGCTTAACGCCGGCTATGAATCCAGCAGCGGCTTTCGCGATGCTTTTTCCCGCATTATGGGGGCTGCTCCTACTTTGTTGGAGGATGGCAAGGTGCTGAAAGCGGCTTGGATCGATACACGGCTCGGTCCAATGATGGCCATTGGCGACGAGCAGCACTTGTATTTATTGGAGTTTGTCGATCGGAGAGGCCTTGAGCGCGAGGTCGAGCGGCTCCGCAAAAGAACCAAATCCGCGATCATTCCCGGCATTACAGCATCCATTCAGTCTATTGAACGGGAGCTGGCGCTTTATTTTGACGGGAAATTGACGGAATTTAAGACGCCGCTATTTTTATTAGGCTCGCCGTTTCAGCAAAGCGTATGGGCACAGCTGGTGCAGATACCGCCGGGTGAAACCCGCTCCTACGCTGACATTTCCGTCGCACTTGGAAAGCCGACAGCCTTTCGTGCGGTCGCTCAGGCCAATGGAGCCAATCAGCTGGCCATCCTCATCCCCTGCCATCGCGTTATTAATTCAAACGGTGAATTGGGCGGCTACGGAGGCGGACTAACTCGAAAAAATTGGCTGCTCCAGCATGAGAAACAAGCATCATGCTGA
- a CDS encoding SDR family oxidoreductase, with product MKALFIGGTGTISSAITKQLVESGCELYLLNRGTRNADLPAGVHSIKADINNEEQVAALIADLSFDVVADFIAFKPEQLERDYRLFKGKTKQFMFISSASAYQTPLSDYRITEGTPLSNPYWEYSRNKIACEEYLTKQYREHGFPITIVRPSHTYDERSIPLGVHGNNGSWQVARRMLENKPVIIHGDGTSLWTMTHNSDFAKGFIGLMGNIHAIGEAIHITSDESVTWNQIYEIIADALGVKLNAVHVSSDFLSASSKYDFRGGLLGDKANSVVFDNAKLKRLVPEFVATTRLDQGIKQTVAHILANPEHQKEDEEFDLWCDKVVNALAAAEKALAE from the coding sequence ATGAAAGCGCTATTTATTGGAGGAACGGGCACGATTAGTTCTGCCATTACGAAGCAGTTAGTAGAGAGTGGATGCGAGCTTTATCTTTTGAACCGGGGAACTAGAAATGCTGATTTGCCGGCAGGTGTACATAGCATTAAAGCCGATATTAATAATGAGGAACAGGTAGCCGCGCTTATTGCCGATCTTTCATTTGATGTAGTAGCGGATTTCATCGCCTTTAAGCCTGAGCAACTGGAGCGCGATTACCGCTTATTCAAGGGGAAAACCAAGCAGTTTATGTTCATCAGCTCCGCTTCAGCCTACCAGACACCGTTGTCGGATTATCGCATCACCGAAGGAACGCCATTATCCAATCCCTATTGGGAATATTCCCGCAATAAAATAGCATGTGAGGAGTATTTGACCAAGCAGTACCGAGAGCATGGCTTTCCAATCACGATTGTAAGGCCAAGCCATACGTATGACGAGCGCTCGATACCGCTGGGCGTGCATGGCAATAACGGAAGCTGGCAGGTCGCAAGGCGTATGCTTGAAAATAAACCGGTCATCATCCATGGCGACGGCACTTCCCTTTGGACGATGACGCATAACAGCGATTTTGCCAAAGGCTTCATCGGCCTGATGGGCAATATTCATGCCATTGGCGAAGCCATTCATATTACGTCGGATGAGTCGGTTACCTGGAATCAAATTTATGAAATCATCGCGGATGCGCTCGGCGTGAAGCTGAATGCGGTGCATGTGTCTTCTGATTTTCTGTCTGCGAGCAGCAAGTATGATTTCCGAGGCGGCTTGCTGGGCGACAAGGCGAACTCCGTCGTCTTTGACAATGCGAAGCTGAAAAGACTCGTTCCTGAATTTGTAGCTACGACGCGGCTTGATCAAGGCATCAAGCAGACGGTTGCCCACATTCTGGCCAATCCTGAGCATCAGAAGGAAGACGAGGAATTCGATCTCTGGTGCGATAAAGTAGTGAATGCTCTGGCTGCTGCCGAGAAGGCTCTAGCCGAATAG
- a CDS encoding NADP-dependent oxidoreductase: MNQTLNNQMIVLAARPEGMPTEQHFSMKDAAVEQPAEGQVIVRSLYLSVDPYMRGRMNDSKSYIPPFALGEPIVGGVVGEIVESNSEQLAVGDKVLGMLGWKLYNVVDAASVRKVDDQVAPLSAYLSVLGLTGLTAYFGLLDIGQPKAGETVVVSGAAGAVGMIVGQIAKLKGARVVGIAGTDEKTSYLKQELGFDETINYKTVGDLGKALEAACPNGVDVYFDNVGGDISDQVMLLLNTHARIPLCGAISSYNSKSGDIGPRIQTQLIKTRSLIKGFVLGDYADRTAEGIQALGQWLGEGKLKYEETIVEGFDKVPQAFLQLFEGKNMGKMLVKIP; the protein is encoded by the coding sequence ATGAACCAAACTTTAAATAACCAGATGATCGTTTTGGCAGCAAGGCCTGAGGGCATGCCGACAGAGCAGCATTTTTCGATGAAGGACGCAGCGGTGGAACAACCGGCAGAAGGGCAGGTTATCGTACGCAGCCTGTATTTATCTGTTGATCCGTATATGCGGGGACGAATGAATGACAGCAAGTCGTACATCCCTCCATTTGCCTTGGGCGAGCCGATTGTAGGCGGTGTTGTGGGCGAGATTGTCGAATCGAACTCCGAGCAGCTTGCAGTTGGGGACAAGGTGCTCGGCATGCTGGGCTGGAAGCTGTACAATGTCGTGGATGCCGCCAGCGTTCGCAAGGTGGATGATCAAGTAGCGCCATTATCGGCCTATTTAAGCGTTTTGGGGCTTACAGGGCTGACGGCCTATTTCGGTCTGCTGGATATTGGACAGCCTAAGGCGGGAGAAACCGTCGTCGTATCTGGCGCTGCAGGCGCAGTCGGCATGATTGTTGGGCAAATTGCAAAGCTCAAGGGCGCTCGTGTCGTCGGCATCGCGGGAACGGATGAGAAGACCAGCTATTTGAAGCAGGAGCTTGGCTTTGACGAAACGATTAACTACAAAACGGTCGGCGATCTAGGCAAAGCGCTGGAAGCGGCATGTCCGAATGGAGTCGACGTTTATTTCGATAACGTAGGCGGCGACATCTCCGATCAGGTGATGCTTCTGCTGAACACGCATGCGCGTATTCCGCTATGTGGAGCAATTTCCTCTTACAATAGCAAATCGGGCGACATTGGCCCCCGGATACAGACGCAGTTGATTAAGACGCGCTCGCTTATTAAAGGCTTTGTGCTTGGCGACTACGCCGACCGCACGGCGGAGGGCATTCAGGCGCTAGGACAGTGGCTTGGCGAAGGCAAGCTGAAATACGAGGAGACGATTGTCGAAGGCTTCGACAAAGTGCCTCAAGCGTTTCTGCAGCTGTTTGAAGGCAAGAATATGGGGAAAATGCTGGTTAAGATTCCTTAG
- a CDS encoding beta-L-arabinofuranosidase domain-containing protein: MTKINQGFVSQSNVKLLDGLFKTSQEVGERYLHALDIDRFLAPCYEAHGLTPKQPRYEGWEARTISGHSLGHYMSALAVTYQATGNKTLKVKLDYAVSELAGIQAATGSGYVGGLVETPFIEAFKGTDIGGFSMNGYWVPWYSVHKIYQGLIDACTLTGNEEALRVVKAFADWAVEGLSQLSEEQIQHMLECEHGGMNEVFAQLYGLTGQDIYLDAAVQFTHKAIISPLEQERDELQGRHANTQIPKVIGVAGIYEQNKNYTSYRTAAEFFWHTVAGRRSYVFGGSSLSEHYEAMDMESLGIKSAESCCTHNMLELTQYLFGWEQDSAYMDYYENALYNHILGAQDPDNGNKTYFASTLPGHFKIYGTHDSAWWCCTGSGMENPGKYAEAIYFENQDDLYVNLYIASELEWKAKELVIRQETSFPYSDTVKLVIAEGTAEANLKLRVPSWLSGEMVAVVNGERKYVENQAGYLTISGTWSKGDQIILTLPMALRKYTAKDSASKIAFLYGPIVLAGKFGNEGLPQDTIVDETALSTKTADVPVLWTESENLSDFITLRDAATLTFDIAKEVTSDGKGATLIPFYALHHEFYTLYWNLNDEGDAFEKKLNEVTIDSVEPDGQQDEIGHQLQGNCLTSAYNGSFTDNQNKLHMWREAFGVSDAYFSYRLAVDGANKNHLCVAYWGGDYFRFEHEGKSYNREFEVLVDDEIVGEQTIHCNKIGHIFYVTYEIAEALTREKTSVIVTFKAKSAVSCAGRVAGVRTTSAVVSP; the protein is encoded by the coding sequence ATGACAAAAATAAATCAAGGCTTCGTCAGCCAAAGCAACGTAAAGCTGCTTGACGGACTTTTTAAAACGTCACAAGAGGTTGGCGAGCGTTACCTGCACGCGCTTGATATCGACCGCTTCCTCGCCCCATGTTATGAGGCGCATGGTTTGACGCCCAAGCAGCCGCGGTACGAAGGCTGGGAAGCCAGAACGATCAGCGGGCATTCGCTCGGGCATTATATGTCGGCACTTGCCGTCACCTACCAGGCGACAGGCAACAAGACGCTTAAAGTGAAGCTGGATTATGCCGTATCGGAGCTTGCAGGCATTCAAGCAGCGACCGGAAGCGGATATGTTGGAGGCTTGGTCGAAACGCCTTTTATCGAAGCCTTTAAAGGAACGGATATTGGCGGTTTTAGCATGAATGGGTATTGGGTGCCATGGTATAGCGTGCATAAAATTTATCAGGGCTTAATCGATGCTTGCACATTGACGGGAAATGAGGAGGCTTTGCGCGTTGTCAAAGCCTTTGCCGATTGGGCGGTCGAGGGACTATCGCAATTATCGGAGGAACAAATCCAGCATATGCTGGAATGCGAGCATGGCGGCATGAATGAGGTGTTTGCACAGCTGTATGGCCTCACAGGACAAGACATCTATTTGGATGCCGCAGTTCAATTTACGCATAAAGCTATCATTTCGCCGCTGGAGCAGGAGCGGGACGAACTGCAGGGCAGGCATGCCAATACGCAAATTCCGAAGGTCATCGGTGTGGCTGGAATTTATGAACAGAACAAGAATTATACCAGCTATCGCACAGCAGCCGAGTTTTTCTGGCATACGGTGGCCGGCAGGCGCTCCTATGTTTTTGGCGGGAGCAGCCTCTCGGAGCATTATGAAGCGATGGATATGGAAAGCTTGGGCATTAAATCGGCAGAGTCCTGCTGTACGCATAATATGCTGGAGCTGACCCAATATTTATTTGGCTGGGAGCAAGACAGCGCGTATATGGATTATTATGAAAATGCCTTGTACAATCACATCCTCGGCGCGCAGGACCCGGATAACGGCAATAAAACCTATTTTGCCTCGACGCTGCCGGGCCATTTCAAAATTTACGGCACCCACGACTCCGCTTGGTGGTGCTGTACGGGATCGGGCATGGAAAACCCGGGGAAATATGCCGAGGCGATTTATTTTGAAAATCAGGATGATCTGTATGTGAACTTATATATCGCCTCCGAGCTGGAATGGAAAGCCAAAGAGCTAGTCATCAGGCAGGAAACAAGCTTTCCGTATTCGGACACAGTGAAGCTTGTTATTGCTGAGGGAACGGCAGAGGCTAATCTTAAGCTGCGCGTGCCATCCTGGCTTTCGGGTGAGATGGTAGCGGTCGTCAACGGTGAACGCAAATATGTTGAAAATCAAGCCGGCTACTTGACCATCAGTGGCACATGGAGCAAGGGGGACCAAATCATTCTCACGCTGCCGATGGCACTGAGAAAGTACACCGCCAAGGATAGCGCAAGCAAGATTGCCTTTCTTTATGGGCCAATCGTGCTTGCGGGCAAGTTTGGCAATGAGGGTCTTCCGCAGGATACAATCGTGGATGAGACGGCGTTAAGCACGAAGACGGCGGATGTGCCCGTGCTATGGACGGAAAGTGAAAATTTATCCGATTTCATCACCCTGCGGGATGCTGCTACGCTAACGTTTGATATAGCGAAAGAAGTGACCTCCGATGGAAAAGGGGCTACGCTTATTCCTTTCTATGCCTTGCATCATGAGTTTTATACGCTGTATTGGAACTTGAATGACGAGGGCGATGCGTTCGAGAAGAAGCTCAATGAGGTGACCATCGATAGCGTAGAGCCAGACGGTCAGCAGGATGAGATCGGGCATCAGCTTCAAGGCAACTGCTTGACGAGTGCCTATAATGGATCATTCACGGATAATCAGAACAAACTGCATATGTGGAGAGAAGCGTTTGGCGTAAGCGATGCATACTTCAGCTACCGCCTCGCGGTTGATGGCGCGAACAAAAATCATCTTTGCGTAGCTTATTGGGGCGGCGATTATTTCAGATTCGAGCATGAAGGAAAGTCGTATAATCGTGAGTTTGAGGTGCTGGTCGATGATGAGATCGTCGGAGAGCAGACGATCCATTGCAACAAAATCGGCCATATTTTTTATGTAACCTATGAAATAGCAGAGGCGCTTACACGAGAGAAGACCAGTGTCATTGTCACGTTTAAAGCAAAGTCGGCTGTGAGCTGTGCGGGCCGCGTTGCGGGAGTTAGAACGACAAGTGCGGTAGTCAGCCCATAA
- a CDS encoding AraC family transcriptional regulator has translation MNEKLSHYLCGKFISEGNWSHMRRNTLHDEVIMMLEGEMYIAEEDREYIVRPGDMLLLRHGLTHYGYRKSESPVSFYWVHYGTMVEQYRSYPTHVPIEGPSKINQLFKQLLHVSSFSAEEATAALLLLLNELTRTIDQQNHAPHAIVDNICKWIDAHLHLDINVRKIAEVFNFNKDYISKVVKREKGLGIKAYILTQRISRAKLKLLNTNLSVKEIAGECGFSDYKLFLRTFKHYEGMTPSDYRNILYSTPLNI, from the coding sequence ATGAATGAAAAGCTGAGTCACTACCTATGCGGTAAATTCATATCCGAAGGCAACTGGTCGCACATGAGACGAAATACGCTCCATGATGAGGTTATTATGATGCTGGAGGGCGAAATGTACATCGCCGAGGAAGACAGGGAGTATATCGTCCGTCCGGGAGATATGCTGCTTCTAAGACACGGCTTGACTCATTATGGGTACCGGAAAAGCGAATCGCCTGTCAGCTTTTATTGGGTGCATTACGGTACGATGGTGGAGCAATATCGGAGCTATCCAACCCATGTGCCCATTGAAGGGCCTTCGAAGATTAATCAGCTGTTTAAGCAGCTGCTGCATGTTTCTTCTTTTTCGGCTGAGGAGGCAACTGCCGCGTTATTGTTATTATTGAATGAGCTTACACGGACGATTGACCAGCAAAATCATGCCCCACACGCCATCGTCGATAACATTTGCAAATGGATTGATGCCCATTTGCATCTGGACATTAATGTCCGTAAAATTGCAGAGGTGTTCAACTTTAATAAGGATTACATCTCGAAGGTTGTAAAGCGGGAGAAAGGGCTGGGCATTAAAGCTTATATTTTGACGCAGCGCATCAGCCGGGCGAAGCTGAAGCTTCTGAACACAAATTTGAGCGTAAAGGAAATTGCCGGAGAATGCGGTTTTTCCGATTATAAGCTGTTTCTGCGAACCTTCAAGCACTATGAGGGCATGACGCCGAGTGATTATCGCAATATTTTATACTCGACACCATTGAATATTTAA
- a CDS encoding pentapeptide repeat-containing protein, giving the protein MSKKKKAMAIEAPILPAELPVLEQTELQSHAFFEMGMIQDCVWDGQQARKVIFDKIIFKNVTFTETALNEVELTDVIFDKCDLSNADFSDAIIHRTVFKNCKMIGINLTGATLRNMVWKDNLADYANFRMSDMKQVSFQDSSMGKSDFSFAKLQKLELSQCQIDQAQFSNTKLAGLDLSTCEFNGIAVAPEDLKDCTISREQAYVFVALFGLILKE; this is encoded by the coding sequence ATGAGTAAAAAGAAAAAAGCGATGGCGATTGAGGCACCGATCCTGCCGGCTGAACTGCCTGTGCTGGAGCAGACTGAGCTGCAATCTCATGCTTTTTTTGAAATGGGCATGATCCAGGATTGCGTATGGGATGGGCAGCAGGCTCGCAAGGTGATTTTCGACAAAATCATTTTCAAAAATGTCACTTTTACCGAGACTGCGCTGAACGAGGTCGAATTGACGGATGTGATTTTCGACAAATGCGATTTGTCGAATGCCGACTTTAGCGATGCCATTATCCACCGGACCGTGTTCAAAAATTGCAAAATGATCGGCATCAATTTGACTGGCGCTACGCTGCGAAACATGGTCTGGAAGGATAATTTGGCCGATTACGCCAATTTTAGAATGTCCGATATGAAGCAGGTATCGTTTCAGGATAGCTCGATGGGCAAAAGCGATTTCAGCTTTGCAAAGCTGCAAAAACTTGAGCTTTCCCAATGCCAAATTGACCAAGCCCAATTTTCAAATACGAAGCTGGCTGGCCTTGATTTGAGCACCTGCGAATTCAATGGGATTGCCGTAGCCCCCGAGGATTTGAAGGATTGCACTATTTCTCGGGAGCAGGCTTATGTGTTTGTGGCACTGTTTGGGTTGATTTTGAAGGAGTAG